The following coding sequences lie in one Pontibacter sp. G13 genomic window:
- the galK gene encoding galactokinase yields the protein MQSLATPAWKSKEEAFLAQFGTHPTHITRSPGRINVIGEHTDYNLGLSLPAAIDKCFHFLVKQTGDQTTLYAIDMKESWEVGQPLSEESGHWAHYFQAMHQLAEEAGLKLEPIQCVFGGDIPVGGGLSSSAALCCGYLMTLNELFGWNKSRMDIALMAQQAEHRVGIKCGLLDQMAVLFGKAGRAIELNFKDLSHQSFNLNLDGYALMLIDTKVKHSLVDSPYNKRRQACEDTAAFVRKTHPSVDSVSDMTVEMLEAAKEEITPEMYRWSRFILKENARVIEAASCFEQGDLVGAGARMYATHTGLSKEYEVSCEELDILVDLAKADGRVLGARMMGGGFGGCTINLVQEDVKEEVAQFILNGYKQKTGVDGAVYMIAIEDGVTVSPIESLPS from the coding sequence ATCACTCGCCACACCTGCTTGGAAATCCAAGGAGGAAGCCTTCCTTGCTCAGTTTGGGACCCATCCCACACATATTACCAGATCCCCCGGCCGAATCAATGTCATCGGGGAACACACCGATTACAATTTGGGCTTGTCCCTTCCAGCTGCCATTGACAAGTGTTTTCACTTTCTCGTCAAGCAGACCGGAGATCAGACCACCTTGTATGCCATCGACATGAAGGAATCTTGGGAGGTCGGGCAACCGCTTTCTGAGGAATCCGGCCATTGGGCGCATTATTTTCAGGCCATGCATCAATTGGCAGAAGAAGCCGGATTGAAGCTGGAACCGATCCAATGTGTATTTGGGGGAGATATTCCTGTGGGAGGTGGCCTGAGTTCCTCTGCCGCGCTCTGTTGCGGGTATCTGATGACGTTGAACGAACTGTTTGGCTGGAACAAAAGCCGGATGGACATCGCGCTCATGGCTCAGCAGGCAGAGCATCGCGTCGGGATCAAATGCGGACTCTTGGACCAGATGGCGGTACTCTTCGGCAAAGCGGGAAGAGCGATTGAGCTCAACTTCAAGGACCTTTCCCACCAGAGCTTCAACCTCAATCTGGATGGATACGCCCTGATGCTGATCGACACCAAAGTGAAGCATTCATTGGTGGACTCTCCCTACAACAAGCGTCGTCAGGCTTGTGAAGACACGGCTGCATTCGTTCGAAAAACTCATCCATCTGTTGATTCGGTTTCCGATATGACCGTGGAGATGCTCGAAGCTGCCAAGGAGGAAATCACCCCAGAAATGTATCGTTGGTCTCGATTTATCCTCAAGGAAAATGCCCGAGTCATAGAAGCCGCAAGTTGCTTTGAACAAGGAGACTTGGTCGGTGCTGGGGCTCGGATGTATGCTACCCATACTGGCTTGTCCAAAGAATATGAAGTGAGCTGTGAAGAACTGGACATCTTGGTGGATCTCGCCAAGGCGGATGGAAGAGTGTTGGGCGCCCGGATGATGGGTGGAGGTTTTGGTGGATGTACCATCAACCTCGTGCAGGAAGATGTCAAAGAAGAAGTAGCTCAATTTATCCTCAACGGATACAAGCAAAAAACCGGCGTCGACGGCGCTGTATATATGATTGCGATCGAGGATGGTGTCACCGTTTCA